The Miscanthus floridulus cultivar M001 chromosome 17, ASM1932011v1, whole genome shotgun sequence genome has a window encoding:
- the LOC136518590 gene encoding uncharacterized protein translates to MSSWLHSSDQRRSWKRSWAARALSSCSLPPPGLLAFFAIVVFFLAVSGYVDYKAIERRAEIGARVFAAPLALAAAFLLFAALSWRRRYWTTRRMRQRAVHHYPWSSSHDASSSSAAAPWGVAVAVAILLLMMTFQESVHSMWFRPLWDSDYYDP, encoded by the coding sequence ATGTCGTCGTGGCTGCACTCCTCCGACCAGCGGCGGTCCTGGAAGCGCAGCTGGGCGGCGCGCGCCCTGTCGTCGTGCTCGCTGCCGCCGCCCGGCCTGCTGGCCTTCTTCGCCatcgtcgtcttcttcctcgccgtCTCCGGGTACGTGGACTACAAGGCCATCGAGCGCCGCGCCGAGATCGGCGCCCGCGTCTTCGCCGCGCCgctcgccctcgccgccgcctTCCTCCTCTTCGCCGCGCTCAGCTGGCGCCGCAGGTACTGGACCACCAGGAGGATGAGGCAAAGGGCGGTGCACCACTACCCATGGTCGTCGTCGCACGATGCGTCctcgtcgtcggcggcggcgccgtggGGCGTGGCGGTTGCGGTGGCCATACTGCTGCTCATGATGACGTTCCAGGAGTCCGTCCACTCCATGTGGTTCAGGCCGCTCTGGGACTCCGACTACTACGACCCCTAA